One region of Streptomyces davaonensis JCM 4913 genomic DNA includes:
- a CDS encoding ABC transporter ATP-binding protein, translating into MQASESASAIAVDDLTRTFRGPQGGVKRAVDGLSLRVERGEMVGLLGPNGAGKTSTVKILMTVLLPTSGRARVLGHDVVAEAQTVRRLTGVILGGDQGLYARLSARDNLLLFADLYGLPYREQKRRVPELLDMVGLSGEARKRVESYSRGMKQRLHIARGLLHDPDVVILDEPSNGIDPVGARELRTLVREQVHQGRTVLLTTHYMFEADELCDRVVVMRDGRKIAEGTPESLKKQTDGQVVLTVHLNGAGEDDVARVRALPGIQSVSLSDRDAGQVLDVHSGLKTDVTAAVLAELRGVSVLQVFKREPTLEDAYVSLISGAPR; encoded by the coding sequence ATGCAGGCTTCCGAATCAGCGTCCGCCATCGCCGTCGACGACCTCACCCGAACCTTCCGAGGCCCCCAGGGCGGGGTGAAGCGTGCGGTCGACGGTCTGTCGCTCCGTGTGGAGCGCGGCGAGATGGTCGGGCTGCTCGGGCCCAACGGAGCCGGCAAGACCAGCACCGTCAAGATCCTGATGACTGTACTGCTGCCGACCTCGGGGCGGGCCCGGGTCCTCGGGCACGACGTGGTGGCCGAGGCGCAGACCGTGCGCCGCCTCACCGGCGTCATCCTCGGCGGCGACCAGGGCCTGTACGCCCGTCTCTCGGCCCGGGACAACCTGCTCCTCTTCGCCGACCTGTACGGGCTGCCGTACCGGGAGCAGAAGCGGCGGGTGCCCGAACTCCTCGACATGGTCGGCCTGTCGGGGGAGGCGCGCAAACGCGTCGAGTCCTACTCCCGGGGCATGAAGCAGCGGCTGCACATCGCGCGCGGACTGCTGCACGACCCGGACGTGGTCATCCTGGACGAGCCGAGCAACGGCATCGACCCGGTCGGCGCCCGCGAACTGCGCACCCTCGTCCGCGAACAGGTGCACCAGGGCCGGACCGTGCTGCTCACCACCCACTACATGTTCGAGGCCGACGAACTGTGCGACCGCGTGGTGGTGATGCGCGACGGCCGGAAGATCGCCGAGGGCACCCCCGAGTCCCTGAAGAAGCAGACCGACGGCCAGGTCGTGCTCACCGTGCACCTCAACGGCGCCGGAGAGGACGACGTGGCCCGGGTGCGCGCGCTGCCCGGCATCCAGTCGGTGAGCCTGTCCGACCGGGACGCCGGCCAGGTGCTCGACGTCCACAGCGGGCTGAAGACGGATGTGACCGCCGCCGTACTGGCCGAACTGCGCGGGGTGTCCGTCCTCCAGGTCTTCAAGCGCGAACCCACCCTGGAGGACGCCTACGTCTCCCTCATCTCGGGAGCGCCCCGGTGA
- a CDS encoding class I SAM-dependent methyltransferase has protein sequence MTGAVDIGPDQARQATNQHYELPPAVFEAFLDARLKYSSALYRTPDATLEEAQTAKLRFVAERLALTGGERLLDIGCGWGSLALFMAQEYGCRVTAVTPSAPQAHYIGDLAGRRGLTELLDVRVGSFTDQDLTGRYDAVTMLGSIVHMPNREAVLRRTYDLMARRGRLYLSESCFRSAETYQEFDRRPGTRHVTRTVFGFADMVPLSELVRATEAAGFSLTSLDDLTAHYRRTIEEWERRALAHRDRIEAAAPGMTEPLLRYLRTAHAGWGYTTKHYAFTALKSRLGPQEAPR, from the coding sequence GTGACCGGCGCCGTCGACATCGGGCCCGACCAGGCCCGGCAGGCCACCAACCAGCACTACGAGCTGCCCCCGGCCGTGTTCGAGGCGTTCCTCGACGCACGCCTCAAGTACAGCTCCGCCCTCTACCGCACCCCGGACGCCACCCTGGAGGAGGCCCAGACCGCCAAGCTGCGCTTCGTCGCCGAGCGGCTCGCCCTCACCGGCGGGGAGCGGCTGCTGGACATCGGCTGCGGCTGGGGCAGCCTGGCCCTGTTCATGGCCCAGGAGTACGGCTGCCGGGTCACCGCGGTCACCCCGTCCGCCCCGCAGGCCCATTACATCGGCGACCTCGCGGGGCGCCGCGGACTGACCGAGCTGCTGGACGTCCGCGTCGGCTCCTTCACCGACCAGGACCTGACCGGACGCTACGACGCCGTCACCATGCTCGGCTCCATCGTCCACATGCCCAACCGGGAAGCGGTCCTGCGCAGGACGTACGACCTCATGGCCCGGCGCGGCAGGCTGTACCTGTCCGAGAGCTGTTTCCGCAGCGCCGAGACCTACCAGGAGTTCGACCGCAGGCCCGGCACCCGGCACGTGACCCGGACCGTGTTCGGCTTCGCCGACATGGTCCCGCTCTCCGAGCTGGTCCGGGCCACCGAGGCCGCCGGTTTCAGCCTGACCTCGCTCGACGACCTCACCGCGCACTACCGCCGCACCATCGAGGAGTGGGAGCGCCGGGCCCTCGCCCACCGCGACCGCATCGAGGCCGCCGCCCCCGGGATGACGGAACCCCTCCTGCGCTATCTGCGCACCGCGCACGCCGGCTGGGGCTACACCACCAAGCATTACGCCTTCACCGCGCTGAAGTCACGGCTGGGACCGCAGGAGGCGCCACGATGA
- a CDS encoding ferritin-like domain-containing protein, translated as MTTPQRIEQARDPSAEPLHSYDVFPAYQEASWELKDIPWDAFRPDLVRPEHIAFAKGAVMGESNSVAAQHGFFNEFVDDYDFSAFVCLWGYQELQHHLAFKKWLRLAGEDVGYEQINAMRAPYPPGVTPSATLATNVISEIATNHMYKCVSRVTPEPVLAKIMKRASGDEARHAREFIHYTARRLGDRPEELPSVLEVFYVYLADEKGKYQHPVSKFKGDLPELVGHITIDEVFRYFAEVDDGSEWDRIHRRLFDTLTELSGRPIAKLRDIRRVLADLTAPTDAG; from the coding sequence ATGACCACCCCGCAACGGATCGAACAGGCCCGCGACCCGTCGGCGGAGCCCCTGCACAGCTACGACGTCTTCCCGGCCTACCAGGAGGCCTCCTGGGAGCTGAAGGACATCCCCTGGGACGCCTTCCGGCCCGATCTGGTCCGCCCCGAGCACATCGCCTTCGCCAAGGGCGCGGTCATGGGGGAGTCCAACTCGGTCGCCGCCCAGCACGGCTTCTTCAACGAGTTCGTCGACGACTACGACTTCTCCGCCTTCGTCTGCCTGTGGGGCTACCAGGAGCTCCAGCATCACCTCGCCTTCAAGAAGTGGCTGCGCCTGGCGGGGGAGGACGTGGGCTACGAGCAGATCAACGCGATGCGCGCCCCCTACCCGCCCGGGGTCACCCCGTCGGCCACCCTCGCCACCAACGTCATCTCCGAGATCGCCACCAACCACATGTACAAGTGCGTGAGCCGGGTCACCCCGGAACCCGTACTGGCGAAGATCATGAAGCGGGCGAGCGGCGACGAGGCCCGGCACGCACGGGAGTTCATCCACTACACCGCCCGCCGGCTCGGTGACCGCCCCGAGGAACTCCCCTCGGTGCTTGAGGTGTTCTACGTCTACCTCGCCGACGAGAAGGGCAAGTACCAGCACCCGGTGAGCAAGTTCAAGGGCGACCTCCCCGAACTGGTCGGGCACATCACCATCGACGAGGTCTTCCGGTACTTCGCCGAGGTCGACGACGGCAGCGAGTGGGACCGCATCCACCGCCGGCTCTTCGACACCCTCACCGAGCTGTCCGGCCGCCCGATCGCCAAACTCCGCGACATCAGGCGGGTGTTGGCCGACCTGACCGCCCCCACGGACGCCGGCTGA
- a CDS encoding ABC transporter permease — MTLRLFLVAGWRSHLALFRWLRPSAFIPTVIGVPVVQLIWFAHLGRYLGTHPVAYYVVGNALISCAMAGLFAPSMSIQGERHSGTLNALLASPANRAVMFSGRIVPAVLIGAFTSTLMLAFGVALGWVVIPAAALPGLTAAVLVTALSCSACGLVIGAIGLRTREATFVSNVVLYALLLLCGVNIPLDRLPDRLALIGHAMPMTQGIEAARRALAEQSGVAGLLGWELSKAAVYILLGLLLLRVLERMSRASATLDDV; from the coding sequence GTGACCCTCCGGCTCTTCCTCGTCGCGGGCTGGCGCTCCCACCTCGCCCTCTTCCGATGGCTGCGGCCCTCCGCCTTCATCCCGACCGTCATCGGCGTACCTGTGGTGCAACTGATCTGGTTCGCCCACCTCGGCCGCTACCTGGGCACCCACCCGGTCGCCTACTACGTCGTGGGCAACGCGCTCATCTCCTGTGCGATGGCGGGCCTGTTCGCGCCATCGATGTCGATCCAGGGCGAACGCCACAGCGGCACGCTGAACGCGCTGCTGGCCAGCCCGGCCAACCGCGCCGTCATGTTCAGCGGCCGGATCGTCCCGGCCGTCCTGATCGGCGCCTTCACCTCAACGCTCATGCTCGCCTTCGGCGTGGCCCTCGGCTGGGTGGTCATCCCCGCCGCCGCCCTGCCCGGCCTGACCGCCGCCGTCCTGGTCACCGCCCTGTCGTGCAGCGCCTGCGGACTGGTCATCGGCGCGATCGGGCTGCGCACCCGCGAGGCGACCTTCGTCTCCAACGTGGTGCTGTACGCCCTGCTCCTGCTCTGCGGGGTGAACATCCCCCTCGACCGGCTGCCCGACCGGCTCGCCCTCATCGGCCACGCGATGCCCATGACCCAGGGCATCGAGGCGGCCCGCCGGGCCCTCGCGGAACAGAGCGGGGTGGCGGGCCTGCTCGGCTGGGAGCTGTCCAAGGCCGCCGTCTACATCCTGCTGGGCCTGCTCCTGCTCCGGGTCCTGGAACGGATGAGCCGGGCCTCCGCCACCCTCGACGACGTATGA
- a CDS encoding ABC transporter permease — protein sequence MTASPTNPGPRATAGYLLRAWRLELRQLVRTRLYVFLAVFLPLICASLAFYMLDGSERDIAPVSVALSAGLMGMWSSTLLGSGNAINRLRWMQVLEPLVASPRSTFFITLPFALATATLGVYGLAATLAWSALLFDMPLHLADPALFLLALPATVLALGMLGLLLSSAFILYPTAQSLANFFEYPVWMLSGMLAPISTLPEPVRVISWCLSPTWGVKALEGAALGTSGAARAAGMCVLLSAVYGALTLLLQRRFEWMARSSGTLALQ from the coding sequence GTGACGGCGTCGCCGACGAACCCCGGCCCCCGCGCGACGGCCGGGTACCTGCTGCGCGCCTGGCGCCTCGAACTGCGCCAGCTCGTCCGCACCCGCCTCTACGTCTTCCTCGCCGTCTTCCTGCCGCTGATCTGCGCCTCGCTGGCCTTCTACATGCTCGACGGCTCCGAGCGCGACATCGCCCCCGTCTCGGTCGCGCTGAGCGCCGGACTCATGGGCATGTGGTCCTCCACCCTCCTCGGCTCCGGCAACGCCATCAACCGGCTGCGCTGGATGCAGGTCCTCGAACCGCTGGTCGCCAGCCCCCGCTCCACCTTCTTCATCACCCTGCCGTTCGCCCTCGCCACCGCCACCCTCGGCGTGTACGGTCTGGCGGCCACCCTCGCGTGGAGCGCCCTGCTGTTCGACATGCCCCTGCACCTGGCCGACCCGGCGCTGTTCCTGCTGGCACTGCCCGCCACCGTGCTCGCGCTCGGCATGCTCGGCCTGCTGCTCTCCTCCGCGTTCATCCTGTACCCGACCGCCCAGTCGCTGGCCAACTTCTTCGAGTACCCGGTGTGGATGCTCAGCGGCATGCTCGCCCCGATCTCCACTCTCCCCGAGCCCGTCCGGGTCATCTCCTGGTGCCTGTCGCCCACTTGGGGAGTCAAGGCCCTGGAGGGCGCGGCGCTCGGCACCTCCGGGGCGGCCCGCGCGGCCGGCATGTGCGTGCTGCTCTCCGCCGTCTACGGCGCCCTCACCCTGCTGTTGCAGAGGAGGTTCGAGTGGATGGCACGCTCCAGCGGCACGCTGGCCCTTCAGTGA
- a CDS encoding MaoC/PaaZ C-terminal domain-containing protein, which yields MAQTEDDRPIDVDSLKVGSCFSETRHITEADIAAFAALVGDTGRHHMAGQAERVMAHGLLTASLATKVGGRLHFIARRMDWEFLKPVWAGDTIEAKVTVTALGEARSGVAVEFELVIENQHGEPVLRGGSNGVIRR from the coding sequence ATGGCGCAGACCGAGGACGACCGCCCGATCGATGTGGACAGCCTCAAGGTCGGCAGCTGCTTCAGCGAGACCCGGCACATCACCGAGGCGGACATCGCGGCGTTCGCCGCCCTGGTCGGGGACACCGGGCGCCACCACATGGCCGGACAGGCCGAACGCGTCATGGCGCACGGGCTGTTGACGGCGTCCCTGGCGACCAAGGTCGGCGGCCGGCTGCACTTCATCGCCCGGCGCATGGACTGGGAGTTCCTCAAGCCGGTCTGGGCGGGCGACACCATCGAGGCGAAGGTCACCGTGACCGCGCTCGGCGAGGCCCGGTCGGGCGTGGCGGTCGAGTTCGAGCTGGTCATCGAGAACCAGCACGGCGAGCCGGTGCTCCGGGGCGGGAGCAACGGCGTGATCCGCCGCTGA
- a CDS encoding acyl carrier protein, with product MTMSQQAADPTPLPTISAVVDEIRAQVGRELRLETETVEADTVLKNLPGADSVRLLRVVAQVERIYDVEFEDEDVFRVRTPQELAELVVRDLTDRDPA from the coding sequence ATGACGATGTCCCAGCAGGCCGCCGACCCCACCCCCCTGCCCACCATCAGCGCCGTCGTCGACGAGATCCGCGCGCAGGTCGGCAGGGAACTCCGCCTGGAGACCGAGACGGTGGAGGCCGACACCGTCCTGAAGAACCTCCCCGGCGCCGACTCGGTACGGCTGCTGCGGGTGGTCGCCCAGGTCGAGCGCATCTACGACGTGGAGTTCGAGGACGAGGACGTCTTCCGGGTGCGCACCCCGCAGGAGCTCGCCGAACTCGTCGTCCGCGACCTCACCGACCGGGACCCGGCGTGA
- a CDS encoding acyl-ACP desaturase → MTELLPPGTMHELVDQAVSRAADRSWTLQDLDWTGLRPEALTDVDRSAVRFITLVEDHIPGYLAHFLQAFPMAGAQLELERFGFNREYFRFLVAWASDEERHAAALTRYQVETEMATREELWRELAEEGRKEFTIPYAHPLQSFTYTLVQEKATQLFYQRFRETVSEPFLRDLLGRLARDEARHFAFYSSLVGAYLARDGAKAVPGLKDVIASFRMPLADTMTGYWRWSLKVADAASYDHTEAYEALVRLVRGFVDEPGEPSVADLGDFVHAIRSVR, encoded by the coding sequence ATGACGGAGCTGCTCCCGCCCGGCACCATGCACGAGCTGGTGGACCAGGCGGTGTCCCGGGCCGCGGACCGCTCCTGGACGCTCCAGGACCTGGACTGGACGGGCCTGCGGCCCGAGGCGCTCACCGACGTCGACCGCTCGGCGGTCCGGTTCATCACCCTCGTCGAGGACCACATCCCGGGCTATCTCGCCCACTTCCTCCAGGCGTTCCCCATGGCGGGCGCCCAACTGGAGCTGGAGCGCTTCGGGTTCAACCGGGAGTACTTCCGCTTTCTCGTCGCCTGGGCCTCCGACGAGGAGCGGCACGCGGCCGCCCTCACCCGCTACCAGGTCGAGACGGAGATGGCCACTCGTGAGGAGCTGTGGCGGGAGCTGGCCGAGGAGGGCCGCAAGGAGTTCACCATCCCCTACGCCCACCCTTTGCAGTCCTTCACCTACACCCTCGTACAGGAGAAGGCCACGCAACTGTTCTACCAGCGCTTCCGTGAGACCGTCAGCGAGCCCTTCCTGCGTGACCTGCTGGGCAGGCTGGCCCGCGACGAGGCCCGCCACTTCGCCTTCTACAGCTCCCTCGTGGGCGCCTACCTCGCCCGCGACGGAGCCAAGGCCGTGCCCGGTCTCAAGGACGTGATCGCGTCATTCCGGATGCCGCTGGCCGACACCATGACCGGGTACTGGCGCTGGTCGCTGAAGGTCGCCGACGCCGCCTCCTACGACCACACCGAGGCCTATGAGGCGCTGGTCCGCCTGGTCCGCGGCTTCGTCGACGAGCCCGGCGAACCCTCGGTGGCCGACCTCGGTGACTTCGTGCACGCGATCCGGTCAGTGCGCTGA
- a CDS encoding non-ribosomal peptide synthetase: protein MPPEHDPWARCTPADRAVIDGLQGELTPVRPDEVLRELHRRYIQGGSRIALTDGDRDWSYDELGRWVLGLRAALAERYDTGVLGVAIDRSAELVAAVHAVALSGGAYCPLGTTDPVAWRRSAAEVAGAAAVLVAGESEDFAESFDVRPGRAVSAGGEPVAVGADAVAQVIFTSGSTGRPKGVVCTHQGFANRIRWMQRAFPLTEDDRVALKTPVTFDVAGWELFWPQYAGARGVVIPPEEHTSPEALIATFAEHRVTVAHFVPSMLRLWLRADGARRCPELRLVFCSGEALTTDLVKEFARQSDAELHNLYGPTEASIDVTHTRVDLAPRDPVPIGRPIDNTRVYVLDRDDLVCPVGEVGEICLQGVGVAAGYLGGDQGRFSPLGPEPPAGWRTFRTGDLGRCTADGQIEFCGRLDAQVKIRGQRVEPAEAESALREHAAVVDACVVPYRSGSGRWSLAAHVVLRPDHELLDPLGALMGHLADRIPSRSVPARISVVEELPVGRHGKTDRGALPGPGRGRPELATAFEEPVTRLEMLIAGVWAHVLDLDEVGRCDDFHQLGGDSLAAVEISFLVAERLGLDSDDDLVADILLDGDTVANAARAAVAGGIDDGPL, encoded by the coding sequence ATGCCGCCGGAGCACGATCCGTGGGCCCGCTGCACACCCGCCGACCGGGCGGTGATCGACGGTCTCCAGGGCGAGTTGACGCCCGTACGGCCCGACGAGGTCCTCCGGGAGCTGCACCGCCGGTACATCCAGGGCGGCTCGCGCATCGCGCTGACCGACGGCGACCGTGACTGGTCCTACGACGAGTTGGGCCGGTGGGTCCTCGGCCTGCGCGCGGCGCTGGCGGAGCGGTACGACACCGGAGTCCTCGGCGTGGCGATCGACCGCTCGGCCGAACTCGTCGCCGCGGTCCACGCCGTGGCCCTCTCCGGCGGCGCCTACTGCCCGCTGGGTACGACCGACCCGGTCGCCTGGCGCCGCTCGGCGGCCGAAGTCGCGGGCGCCGCAGCGGTGTTGGTGGCCGGGGAGAGTGAGGATTTCGCCGAGAGTTTCGACGTACGGCCGGGGCGTGCCGTGTCCGCTGGAGGCGAGCCGGTTGCGGTCGGCGCCGATGCCGTGGCCCAGGTCATCTTCACCTCGGGTTCCACCGGGCGGCCCAAGGGGGTCGTCTGCACGCACCAGGGGTTCGCCAACCGGATCCGGTGGATGCAGCGGGCCTTTCCGCTCACCGAGGACGACCGGGTGGCGCTGAAGACCCCGGTCACCTTCGACGTGGCCGGATGGGAGCTGTTCTGGCCCCAGTACGCGGGGGCGCGCGGTGTGGTGATCCCGCCCGAGGAGCACACCTCGCCGGAGGCGCTGATCGCGACCTTCGCCGAGCACCGGGTGACGGTCGCCCATTTCGTGCCGTCGATGCTGCGGCTGTGGCTGCGGGCGGACGGCGCCCGGCGCTGTCCCGAGCTGCGGCTGGTGTTCTGCAGCGGCGAGGCGCTGACCACCGACCTGGTCAAGGAGTTCGCCCGGCAGTCGGACGCCGAGCTGCACAATCTGTACGGTCCGACGGAGGCGTCCATCGACGTGACCCATACGCGGGTGGATCTGGCGCCCCGGGACCCGGTCCCGATCGGGCGGCCCATCGACAACACGCGGGTGTACGTCCTCGACCGGGACGATCTGGTCTGCCCGGTCGGTGAGGTGGGCGAGATCTGTCTTCAGGGGGTCGGTGTCGCGGCCGGATATCTCGGCGGCGACCAGGGCCGTTTCTCCCCTCTGGGGCCCGAACCGCCCGCGGGCTGGCGTACGTTCCGGACCGGCGACCTCGGCCGGTGCACCGCGGACGGGCAGATCGAGTTCTGCGGACGGCTGGACGCCCAGGTGAAGATCAGGGGGCAGCGCGTCGAGCCCGCCGAGGCGGAGAGCGCGCTGCGGGAGCACGCGGCGGTCGTGGACGCCTGTGTGGTGCCGTACCGGAGCGGCTCGGGCCGCTGGTCCCTCGCGGCCCATGTGGTGCTGCGGCCCGATCACGAGCTGCTGGATCCGCTCGGGGCACTCATGGGCCATCTGGCGGACCGGATCCCGAGCCGGTCGGTGCCGGCGCGGATCAGCGTCGTGGAGGAGCTGCCGGTCGGCAGGCACGGGAAGACGGACCGGGGTGCGCTGCCGGGGCCCGGTCGTGGGCGGCCGGAGCTGGCGACCGCGTTCGAGGAGCCGGTGACCAGGCTGGAGATGCTGATCGCGGGGGTCTGGGCGCATGTGCTGGACCTCGACGAGGTCGGCCGGTGCGACGACTTCCACCAGTTGGGCGGCGATTCACTGGCCGCCGTGGAGATCTCGTTCCTCGTCGCCGAGCGGCTCGGCCTGGACTCCGACGACGATCTCGTCGCGGACATCCTGCTGGACGGGGACACGGTGGCGAACGCGGCCCGGGCGGCCGTCGCCGGAGGGATCGACGACGGCCCTCTGTGA
- a CDS encoding condensation domain-containing protein — translation MTTTSAVDRAPLTYGQLSVRRVMTDWPLDRWPETYLSTVIPVPPDCTHTQVTAVLHTLCARHESLRTRFVDQEQYVMPVPDRVDVAVVERPGAGRAEAEAAGRERASRPIDREREFARRFTVVTDGGRPAYAVIVVDHIVADGYGLARLRTEAAALMGAEDPDGKRLLDETPAQPRDLARHQRSAAQRPRREAALGYWRDLLRTLPEGLFPVSDEAGHHPGRIEAVLHSPGARSALGTAAHRLGVPPQAVLLALTSLATAAVTGTERVVHTLQSSNRFTTPWRTIVSSMNQYVPLPLEPGAAPFERYARRVHGAALKAYRCGTYDLDAVTELVRAERGIALGFDHFFNFMAHDVPTDAQDACGPRRIEATTPYRQIGPRLDVKVRGGPDMPLVVRADPGLLPQPGLHALLAWYDDELHRLAADGPKATTTDELLGRCRSTLPSEARS, via the coding sequence ATGACCACCACGTCGGCTGTCGACCGCGCCCCTCTGACGTACGGCCAGCTCTCGGTCCGGCGGGTCATGACCGACTGGCCGCTCGACCGTTGGCCCGAGACCTATCTGAGCACCGTGATTCCCGTGCCGCCCGACTGCACGCACACCCAGGTGACGGCGGTGCTGCACACCCTGTGCGCCCGCCACGAGTCACTGCGCACCCGGTTCGTCGACCAGGAACAGTACGTGATGCCGGTCCCGGACCGGGTGGACGTGGCGGTCGTCGAGCGGCCCGGCGCCGGCCGGGCCGAGGCCGAAGCGGCGGGCCGGGAGCGGGCGAGCCGACCCATCGACCGGGAGCGGGAGTTCGCCCGCCGCTTCACCGTGGTCACCGACGGTGGGCGTCCGGCATACGCGGTCATCGTCGTCGACCACATCGTCGCCGACGGCTACGGCCTGGCCCGGCTGCGCACCGAGGCTGCCGCGTTGATGGGAGCCGAGGACCCGGACGGCAAGCGACTGCTCGACGAAACACCGGCTCAGCCAAGGGACTTGGCCCGCCATCAACGCTCCGCCGCCCAGCGCCCCCGCCGCGAGGCGGCCCTCGGCTACTGGCGCGACCTGCTGCGCACCCTGCCGGAAGGGCTGTTCCCGGTGTCGGACGAGGCCGGTCACCACCCCGGCCGCATCGAGGCCGTCCTCCACTCGCCCGGCGCCCGTTCCGCCCTCGGTACGGCGGCTCACCGGCTGGGCGTACCGCCCCAGGCCGTCCTCCTCGCCCTCACCTCCCTCGCCACGGCGGCCGTGACCGGAACCGAACGGGTCGTCCACACCCTCCAGTCGAGCAACCGCTTCACCACACCCTGGCGCACCATCGTCAGCTCCATGAACCAGTACGTGCCCCTGCCGCTGGAACCCGGCGCCGCCCCCTTCGAGCGGTACGCCCGGCGCGTCCACGGCGCCGCCCTGAAGGCGTACCGCTGCGGCACGTACGACCTCGACGCGGTGACCGAACTCGTCCGCGCCGAACGGGGGATCGCGCTCGGCTTCGACCACTTCTTCAACTTCATGGCCCATGACGTCCCCACTGATGCGCAGGACGCCTGCGGGCCTCGCCGCATAGAGGCGACCACCCCGTACCGCCAGATCGGCCCGCGCCTGGACGTCAAGGTCCGCGGCGGCCCCGACATGCCACTCGTCGTGCGTGCCGACCCCGGACTCCTTCCGCAGCCGGGCCTGCACGCGCTGCTCGCCTGGTACGACGACGAACTGCACCGCCTGGCGGCCGACGGCCCGAAAGCCACCACGACCGACGAGCTGCTCGGCCGCTGCCGGTCCACGCTCCCGTCCGAGGCCCGATCATGA
- a CDS encoding PaaI family thioesterase: MGERVELPWLDEPTFRCFGCSPRNRIGLALEMFRTDDGGLATDVTFTDEYASYPGVVHGGIVSALVDEVMGDLIALDRGMLAFSVTLRTKFLRPLRTRCPYRAVARIGREGNGVVHTEADVLAPDGEPHVMASAAYQPISSQQAADHMGLPAEDRERLAHYFDHAIG, encoded by the coding sequence ATGGGCGAGCGGGTCGAGCTGCCCTGGCTCGACGAGCCCACGTTCCGCTGCTTCGGCTGTTCCCCGCGCAACCGTATCGGGCTCGCCCTGGAGATGTTCCGTACCGACGACGGAGGGCTCGCCACCGACGTCACGTTCACCGACGAGTACGCCTCCTACCCCGGCGTGGTGCACGGCGGCATCGTGAGCGCCCTCGTGGACGAGGTGATGGGCGACCTCATCGCCCTCGACCGGGGCATGCTGGCGTTCTCCGTCACCCTGCGCACCAAGTTCCTGCGGCCGCTGCGGACCCGGTGCCCCTATCGCGCGGTCGCCCGGATCGGCCGGGAGGGCAACGGCGTGGTGCACACGGAGGCCGACGTCCTCGCCCCGGACGGCGAACCGCATGTCATGGCGAGCGCCGCCTACCAGCCCATCAGCTCCCAGCAGGCCGCCGACCACATGGGCCTGCCCGCCGAGGACCGCGAGCGCCTCGCCCACTACTTCGACCACGCGATTGGATGA